CGATTGCGGTGATGACGAAAGCCGGCCTCGCAGGTATCTACAACCCGGGAGGCCATGGTTTCTCCGAGGTGCTGTACGCGTTCTCCAGCGCGGCCAACAACAACGGCTCGGCCTTCGCGGGCCTCGGTGCCAACACCCCGTTCTACAACGTGATGCTGGGCCTGGCGATGTGGTTCGGCCGCTTTGCCGTGATCGTGGCCGTGCTGGCACTGGCCGGTTCACTCGCCGCCAAGCCGCGCCTCGCGGTCACCCCCGGCACGCTGCCCACGCATGGCCCGCTGTTTGTGGTGCTGCTGATCGGCTCGGTGCTGCTGGTTGGCGCGCTGACCTACGTGCCGGCGCTGGCCTTGGGGCCGATTGCCGAACATTTCGCGCTGTGGAGGTAAGCCATGCATCGCGATGCCATTCCCCCTTCATCCGTTGGCGCGCAGCGCGCGCCTGGAGCGAATCAAGTGAGCAAGCAGCTGTCGCTGCTCGATCCGGCGCTGGTCAAACCGGCCCTTGTCGACAGCATCAAGAAACTGGCGCCGCAGGCGCAGTGGCGCAACCCGGTGATGTTCGTCGTCTACGTCGGCAGCATGCTCGTCACCGGGCTGTGGATCGCGGCGCTGCTGGGCGCCGCCGAGGCGCCGGCGGGCTTCATCCTCGCCGTGGCTTTGTGGCTGTGGTTCACCGTGCTATTTGCCAACTTCGCCGAGGCGCTGGCCGAAGGGCGCAGCAAGGCGCAAGCGGCGAGCCTGCGCGCCGCCAAGAAGAGCGTGCTCGCCAAGAAACTGTCGGCACCCACGCACGACGCCGGTTACCAGCTGGCCGACAGTACCGAGCTGGTGAAGGGCGATGTGGTGCTGGTGCAGGCGGGGGACGTGATCCCCGGTGACGGCGAGGCGATCGAGGGCGTGGCCTCGGTCGATGAATCGGCCATCACCGGTGAATCGGCGCCGGTGATCCGCGAATCGGGCGGCGATTTCTCGGCGGTGACTGGCGGCACCCGCGTGCTGTCGGACTGGATCGTGGTGCGCATCAGCACCCATCCTGGCGAGGCCTTTCTCGATCGCATGATCGCCATGGTCGAGGGCGCCAAGCGGCAGAAGACGCCCAACGAGATCGCGCTGACCATCCTCTTGGTGGCGCTGACCATCGTGTTCCTGCTGGTGGTCGTCACGCTGCTGCCGTTCTCGCTGTTTGCGGTGTCGGCATCGGGGGCCGGCTCGGCCATCACGGTGACGGCGCTGGTGGCGCTCCTGGTGTGCCTGATCCCGACCACCATCGGCGGCCTGTTGTCCGCCATCGGTGTGGCCGGCATGAGCCGGCTGATGCAGGTGAACGTGATCGCCACCTCTGGCCGCGCGGTCGAGGCGGCGGGCGACGTGGACGTGTTGCTGCTCGACAAGACCGGCACCATCACGCTGGGCAATCGCCAAGCCACGGCCTTCATCCCGGCGCCTGGGGTCAAGGTGTCCGAACTGGCCGACGCAGCACAGTTCGCCTCGCTCGCCGACGAGACGCCGGAAGGCCGCAGCATCGTGGTGCTGGCCAAGCAGCAGTTCAAGCTGCGCGAGCGCGAGCTCGCCAGCCATGAGGTCGGCTTCGTGCCATTCACGGCGCAGACGCGCATGAGCGGCGTCGACTGCGACGGCCAGGTGATCCGCAAAGGCGCGGCGGAGGCGATCCGCAGCCATGTCGAGGCGCTCGGCGGGCACTTTCCGGCCGATGCATCCCGCGCAGTCGAGGAGGTGGCGCGGCGCGGCGCGACGCCGCTGGTGGTGGCCGACGGCAACCGCGTGCTCGGCGTGGTCGAGCTCAAGGACATCGTCAAGGGCGGCATCAAGGCGCGTTTCGCCGAGCTGCGCGCCATGGGCATCAAGACGGTGATGATCACTGGTGACAACCGGCTCACTGCCGCAGCCATCGCCGCCGAGGCCGGCGTCGACGATTTCCTTGCCGAAGCCACACCCGAGGCCAAGCTCAAGTTGATCCGCGATACGCAGGCCGGCGGCCGGCTGGTGGCGATGACGGGCGATGGCACCAACGATGCGCCGGCGCTGGCGCAAGCCGATGTGGCGGTGGCGATGAACACCGGCACCCAGGCCGCCAAGGAGGCCGGCAACATGGTCGATCTCGACAGCAATCCGACCAAGCTGATCGAGATCGTCGAGATCGGCAAACAGCTGTTGATGACGCGTGGCGCGCTGACCACCTTCAGCGTGGCCAACGACGTGGCCAAGTACTTTGCCATCATCCCGGCCGCCTTCGTCGCCACCTATCCGCAACTGGCCGCGCTCAACGTGATGGGGCTAGCCAGCCCGCAGAGCGCCATCCTCTCCGCAGTGATCTTCAACGCGCTGATCATCGTGTTCCTGATCCCGCTGGCGCTGCGTGGCGTGCGCTACCGCGCTGTCGGCGCTGCCGCGCTGCTGCGCCGCAACCTGCTGATCTATGGCCTGGGCGGCCTCGCTGTGCCCTTTGTCGGCATCAAGCTGATCGACCTGGTGCTGGTTGCGCTGGGCCTGGTTTGACGATCCGCCCCTCCCCAAACGGGAGGGGCCTACAAGGAAAAACAAGATGAAACTGATCCGCCCCGCAGTGACGATCTTCGCGCTGCTTACCGTCATCACTGGCGTCGCTTATCCGCTGGCCGTCACCGCCATTGCCGAGGTAGGCTTCAAGGAACAGGCCCACGGCAGCCTGATCGAGCAGGACGGCCGCGTGGTCGGCTCGCGCCTGATCGGCCAGTCGTTCACCGACCCGCGCTATTTCTGGGGGCGTCCGTCCGCCACTGGGCCGATGGCCAACAACGGCGCCGCCTCCAGCGGCAGCAACCTCGGGCCGTCCAACCCGGCGTTGCACGGTGCGGTCAAGGCGCGCGTCGCCGCGCTCCGGGCCGCAGATCCCGGCAATACCGCGCCGGTGCCGGTCGATCTCGTCACCGCGTCGGCCAGCGGGCTCGATCCGCATATCAGCCCGGCGGCCGCCGCCTACCAGGCGCCGCGTATCGCGCGCCTGCGCGGCGTTGCGCTGCCGCAGGTGCAGGCATTGATTGCTGCGCATACCGAGGGCCGGCAATTGGGCGTGCTCGGTGAAGCGCGGGTCAACGTGCTGACGCTGAACCTGGCGCTTGATGCACTGCAGAAGACCGCGTGAGCCGCAGGCGCTTGGTTGATAATCGATTTGCTCCGACTTCAGAAACCCCATGCCCACCACTCGCCCCGATCCTGATCAATTGCTGGAAACGCTGCGCCGTGACGAGGAGGCCGCCGCACGTGGCCGTCTGAAGATCTTCTTTGGTGCTTGCGCTGGTGTTGGCAAGACCTGGGCGATGCTGGCGGCTGCCCAGGCGAGCGTGGAAGAGGGTGTCGATGTGCTGGTCGGCGTGGTCGAGACCCACGGCCGCGCGGAAACGGCGGCGCAACTGGCCGGCCTGCGCCAGCTGCCGCCGAGTACCGTGGAATATCGCGGGCGCCAGCTGGCCGAGTTCGATCTCGATGCCGCACTGGCGGCCCGTCGCGGCCTGCTGCTGGTCGATGAGTACGCACACGCCAACGTGCCGG
This region of Chitinolyticbacter meiyuanensis genomic DNA includes:
- the kdpB gene encoding potassium-transporting ATPase subunit KdpB; translated protein: MSKQLSLLDPALVKPALVDSIKKLAPQAQWRNPVMFVVYVGSMLVTGLWIAALLGAAEAPAGFILAVALWLWFTVLFANFAEALAEGRSKAQAASLRAAKKSVLAKKLSAPTHDAGYQLADSTELVKGDVVLVQAGDVIPGDGEAIEGVASVDESAITGESAPVIRESGGDFSAVTGGTRVLSDWIVVRISTHPGEAFLDRMIAMVEGAKRQKTPNEIALTILLVALTIVFLLVVVTLLPFSLFAVSASGAGSAITVTALVALLVCLIPTTIGGLLSAIGVAGMSRLMQVNVIATSGRAVEAAGDVDVLLLDKTGTITLGNRQATAFIPAPGVKVSELADAAQFASLADETPEGRSIVVLAKQQFKLRERELASHEVGFVPFTAQTRMSGVDCDGQVIRKGAAEAIRSHVEALGGHFPADASRAVEEVARRGATPLVVADGNRVLGVVELKDIVKGGIKARFAELRAMGIKTVMITGDNRLTAAAIAAEAGVDDFLAEATPEAKLKLIRDTQAGGRLVAMTGDGTNDAPALAQADVAVAMNTGTQAAKEAGNMVDLDSNPTKLIEIVEIGKQLLMTRGALTTFSVANDVAKYFAIIPAAFVATYPQLAALNVMGLASPQSAILSAVIFNALIIVFLIPLALRGVRYRAVGAAALLRRNLLIYGLGGLAVPFVGIKLIDLVLVALGLV
- the kdpC gene encoding potassium-transporting ATPase subunit KdpC, which produces MKLIRPAVTIFALLTVITGVAYPLAVTAIAEVGFKEQAHGSLIEQDGRVVGSRLIGQSFTDPRYFWGRPSATGPMANNGAASSGSNLGPSNPALHGAVKARVAALRAADPGNTAPVPVDLVTASASGLDPHISPAAAAYQAPRIARLRGVALPQVQALIAAHTEGRQLGVLGEARVNVLTLNLALDALQKTA